From Trueperaceae bacterium, one genomic window encodes:
- a CDS encoding ABC transporter substrate-binding protein, with protein sequence MLRHVLAWSVVLGFGLGAAQGELEIFSWWAGDEGPALEALIELYEVDHPDTEVINATVTGGSGVNARAVLKTRMLGGDPPDSFQVHAGEELIGTWVAADRMEDLTPIFEREGFLDAFPADLIELISTDEGIWSVPVNIHRSNVLWFDPDRLDEWGVSVPNGWGEFIDETCPALEDQGVTPLVVGENWTIQHLWESVALAELGNDDYTALFEGDLAWTDLRVVAAWETFGDVMACTNDDASGLSWQQATDRIVSGEAAFNVMGDWAAGYKVTTLGLEPGTDFGWAASPGTDGTFMLLSDSFGLPVGAPNRAEAIQWLELVGSQEGQDAFNPLKGSISPRLDSDLSLYNAYLRSAAEDFAGDAKVGSLVHGTAAKEAFMSEFATVMEIFLSTGSADAAANAAQAVATQVGLGE encoded by the coding sequence ATGTTGCGACACGTCTTGGCTTGGTCGGTGGTCCTGGGGTTCGGTCTGGGGGCCGCCCAGGGCGAACTCGAGATCTTCTCCTGGTGGGCGGGGGACGAAGGGCCCGCCCTGGAGGCCCTCATCGAGCTGTACGAGGTGGACCACCCCGACACCGAGGTGATCAACGCGACCGTGACGGGCGGGTCCGGCGTGAACGCCCGCGCGGTGCTGAAGACCCGCATGCTGGGCGGCGACCCGCCCGACAGCTTCCAGGTGCACGCCGGCGAGGAACTCATCGGGACCTGGGTCGCGGCGGACCGCATGGAGGACCTCACGCCGATCTTCGAGCGCGAGGGCTTCCTGGACGCCTTCCCGGCGGACCTGATCGAGCTCATTTCGACCGACGAGGGGATCTGGAGCGTTCCGGTGAACATCCACCGCTCCAACGTCCTGTGGTTCGATCCCGACCGCCTCGACGAGTGGGGCGTGAGCGTCCCCAACGGGTGGGGCGAGTTCATCGACGAGACCTGTCCCGCGCTCGAGGACCAGGGCGTGACGCCGCTCGTGGTCGGGGAGAACTGGACGATTCAGCACCTGTGGGAAAGCGTCGCGCTCGCCGAGCTCGGCAACGACGACTACACCGCCCTGTTCGAGGGGGACCTGGCGTGGACCGACCTGCGCGTCGTCGCGGCGTGGGAAACGTTCGGGGACGTCATGGCGTGCACGAACGACGACGCCTCGGGCCTCAGTTGGCAGCAGGCCACCGACCGGATCGTGTCCGGGGAGGCGGCCTTCAACGTCATGGGCGACTGGGCCGCGGGCTACAAGGTCACGACCCTCGGGCTGGAGCCGGGCACCGACTTCGGCTGGGCCGCCAGCCCCGGCACCGACGGCACCTTCATGCTGCTCTCCGACTCGTTCGGCCTGCCGGTCGGCGCACCCAACCGCGCCGAAGCGATCCAGTGGCTCGAGCTGGTCGGTTCGCAGGAGGGCCAGGACGCCTTCAACCCGCTGAAGGGCTCGATCAGCCCGCGCCTCGACAGCGACCTGTCGCTGTACAACGCCTACCTCCGGTCCGCCGCGGAGGACTTCGCGGGCGACGCGAAGGTCGGCAGCCTGGTGCACGGCACCGCGGCGAAGGAGGCGTTCATGAGCGAGTTCGCGACCGTGATGGAGATCTTCCTCTCCACCGGCTCCGCGGACGCCGCCGCGAACGCCGCGCAGGCCGTCGCGACGCAGGTCGGCCTGGGCGAGTAA